From one Caldichromatium japonicum genomic stretch:
- a CDS encoding phosphoribosyl-ATP diphosphatase, translated as MSEILERLAEVLEARKGADPKSSYVAGLYAKGLDAILKKIGEEATETVMAAKDGVPERIVSEITDLWFHTLVLLAYQGLRPEQVLLELERRFGVSGIEEKAGRTAR; from the coding sequence ATGAGCGAGATATTGGAGCGTCTGGCCGAGGTACTCGAGGCGCGCAAGGGTGCAGACCCCAAGTCTTCCTATGTCGCTGGGCTCTATGCCAAGGGGCTCGATGCCATCCTCAAAAAGATCGGCGAGGAGGCGACCGAGACGGTGATGGCGGCCAAGGACGGGGTCCCCGAGCGGATCGTTTCCGAGATCACCGATCTCTGGTTTCATACCCTGGTGCTCCTGGCCTATCAAGGACTCAGGCCTGAGCAGGTCCTATTGGAGCTCGAACGGCGCTTCGGTGTGTCTGGGATCGAGGAAAAGGCGGGCCGCACGGCGCGCTAA
- the hisA gene encoding 1-(5-phosphoribosyl)-5-[(5-phosphoribosylamino)methylideneamino]imidazole-4-carboxamide isomerase, with protein MLLIPAIDLKDGRCVRLRQGRMADETVFSDDPVATARRWVEAGARRLHLVDLNGAFAGAPVNGAAIRAIAAAFPELPIQVGGGIRDEATIEGYLKTGVRYCILGTQAVKDPEFVARACRAFPGQILVGLDAKDGWVAIQGWAEVTDQRVEDLARRFAEMGVSGIIYTDIGRDGMLSGPNIPATRALAVSIPVAVIASGGISTLDDIRALCAAGGIFGAIIGRALYEGTLDLAEAQALVDRLAEEAHGQG; from the coding sequence GTGCTTCTGATCCCTGCGATTGACCTCAAAGATGGCCGCTGCGTGCGCCTGCGCCAGGGGCGCATGGCGGATGAGACCGTCTTTTCTGATGATCCGGTCGCTACGGCGCGGCGTTGGGTCGAGGCCGGCGCGCGCCGGTTACATCTGGTCGATCTCAACGGCGCATTCGCCGGCGCGCCGGTCAACGGTGCCGCCATCCGCGCCATCGCCGCTGCCTTTCCAGAACTCCCCATCCAGGTCGGCGGGGGGATCCGCGACGAAGCGACGATCGAGGGCTATCTCAAGACCGGCGTGCGCTATTGCATCCTCGGCACCCAGGCGGTCAAGGACCCCGAGTTCGTCGCGCGCGCCTGCCGCGCGTTTCCTGGGCAGATCCTGGTGGGTCTGGATGCCAAGGACGGCTGGGTAGCGATCCAGGGCTGGGCCGAGGTCACGGATCAGCGGGTTGAGGACCTGGCCCGCCGTTTTGCCGAGATGGGTGTCTCAGGTATCATCTATACCGACATCGGGCGCGATGGGATGCTCTCCGGACCCAATATCCCTGCCACCCGCGCCCTGGCGGTGAGCATCCCCGTTGCGGTCATCGCCTCGGGCGGGATCAGCACCCTGGATGACATCCGCGCCCTCTGCGCGGCGGGGGGGATCTTCGGCGCGATCATCGGGCGGGCCCTTTATGAGGGAACCCTTGATCTTGCTGAGGCCCAAGCCCTGGTCGATCGTCTAGCGGAGGAAGCTCATGGCCAAGGATGA
- the hisI gene encoding phosphoribosyl-AMP cyclohydrolase, translating into MAKDEPWLEQIAWGPDGLVPAIAQDTRSGRVLMVAWMNRESLRLTRETGRAVYWSRSRRRLWHKGEESGHIQRVCAIRLDCDGDVVLLEVEQEGGIACHTGRERCFYRQLDEAGRWIETDPILKDPEAIYGGGR; encoded by the coding sequence ATGGCCAAGGATGAACCCTGGCTGGAGCAGATCGCCTGGGGCCCGGATGGGCTGGTACCGGCCATCGCCCAGGATACACGAAGCGGGCGGGTGCTGATGGTCGCCTGGATGAACCGTGAGTCGCTGCGCCTGACCCGCGAGACAGGGCGGGCGGTCTATTGGTCGCGTTCCAGACGGCGCCTGTGGCACAAGGGCGAGGAGTCTGGGCATATCCAGCGGGTGTGTGCCATCCGCCTCGATTGCGATGGCGATGTCGTCCTACTCGAGGTCGAGCAGGAGGGTGGGATCGCCTGTCACACTGGGCGCGAACGCTGTTTTTATCGCCAGCTCGATGAGGCGGGTCGCTGGATCGAGACCGATCCCATATTGAAGGACCCAGAGGCGATCTATGGGGGCGGACGATGA
- the hypE gene encoding hydrogenase expression/formation protein HypE, protein MAPSSIDLTTGRIDLTHGAGGRSMAELITDLFQRALANEWLAQGNDQALVAVPPGRLAISTDSHVVSPLFFPGGDIGRLAVNGTINDLAMSGARPLYLAAAFILEEGLPLADLARIVEGMASAARAARVAIVTGDTKVVERGKGDGVFITTTGIGVVPEGIAISGDCAQPGDQILINGPVGDHGVAILAQREHLGFESEVCSDSAALHDLVAAMIAAVPQIHCLRDPTRGGLATTLNELARQSGVGMRVFEEAIPLRPAVAAACELLGLDPYYLANEGKLVAICPPDAAETLLAVMRAHPLGTESAIIGEVIADPQCFVSLRTRLGGERLLDWLAGEPLPRIC, encoded by the coding sequence ATGGCCCCATCTAGTATCGATCTTACGACAGGGCGGATCGATCTCACCCATGGTGCTGGCGGGCGGTCGATGGCCGAGCTGATCACTGACCTCTTTCAGCGCGCCTTGGCCAATGAATGGCTGGCCCAAGGCAACGATCAGGCGCTGGTCGCTGTCCCCCCTGGACGGTTAGCGATCAGCACCGACAGCCATGTCGTTTCCCCCCTGTTTTTCCCTGGCGGTGACATCGGGAGACTCGCGGTCAACGGCACAATCAACGACCTCGCCATGTCCGGTGCGCGTCCCTTGTATCTCGCCGCCGCCTTCATCCTCGAGGAAGGCCTGCCGCTCGCCGACCTTGCACGCATCGTCGAGGGCATGGCGAGCGCGGCGCGCGCGGCAAGAGTGGCGATCGTGACCGGTGACACCAAGGTCGTCGAGCGCGGCAAGGGGGATGGGGTCTTTATCACCACCACGGGAATCGGGGTCGTCCCTGAAGGAATCGCGATCTCGGGTGATTGCGCCCAGCCCGGCGACCAGATCCTGATCAACGGGCCGGTCGGGGATCACGGTGTCGCGATCCTGGCACAACGCGAGCATCTGGGGTTTGAGAGTGAGGTGTGCTCCGACTCGGCGGCCCTGCACGACCTGGTCGCCGCCATGATCGCCGCTGTCCCCCAGATCCATTGTCTGCGCGACCCCACCCGCGGGGGCCTAGCGACGACCCTCAATGAGCTCGCCAGACAATCCGGGGTCGGGATGCGGGTCTTCGAGGAGGCGATCCCCCTGCGCCCCGCAGTCGCTGCCGCCTGTGAGCTCCTGGGGCTCGATCCCTATTATCTCGCTAACGAGGGCAAGCTAGTGGCGATCTGTCCGCCAGATGCCGCCGAGACCCTGCTGGCTGTCATGCGCGCCCATCCGTTGGGCACTGAGTCTGCGATCATCGGCGAGGTCATCGCCGATCCTCAGTGTTTCGTCAGCCTGAGGACCCGGTTGGGCGGAGAGCGACTGCTCGATTGGTTGGCGGGCGAGCCGCTGCCGCGGATCTGTTAA
- the tatC gene encoding twin-arginine translocase subunit TatC, with translation MSSLIQPHDPEAEQPFIAHLAELRARIIRMLIAVGIVVLALLPFANPLYGYVAAPLLAKLPTGNTMIATQVASPLLAPLKLSLIAAVFLAMPYLLYQVWAFVAPGLYQHEKRLALPLLVSSILLFYLGMAFAYYIVFPLIFAFLTATTPPGVEMMTDISAYLDFVLTLFFAFGVAFEVPIATVLLVAIGVVTPEGLKQKRPYVIVAAFVIGMLLTPPDVISQTLLAVPMWMLFELGLLASRLLVKRGSEDDQGPRPPAVQTPQPSPTPAPSAAAWGMAGASERETKHARGERDAALATDAAPSAPIDPVEDKIRRANLLRDLGNELAARQLLYQVLEEGDANQRQVARNILGQLDQSV, from the coding sequence ATGTCATCCTTGATCCAGCCCCACGACCCGGAGGCCGAGCAGCCGTTTATCGCCCATCTCGCCGAGCTGCGCGCGCGCATCATCCGTATGCTGATTGCCGTGGGCATCGTGGTCCTCGCCCTCTTGCCCTTCGCCAATCCGCTATACGGCTATGTCGCTGCACCCTTGCTGGCCAAATTACCGACCGGCAACACCATGATCGCGACCCAGGTCGCCTCGCCGCTGCTCGCCCCGCTCAAGCTCTCGCTGATCGCGGCGGTGTTTCTGGCCATGCCCTATCTGCTCTATCAGGTCTGGGCCTTCGTCGCCCCCGGGCTCTATCAGCATGAAAAGCGCCTAGCATTGCCCCTGTTGGTGTCGAGCATCCTGCTCTTTTATCTCGGGATGGCCTTCGCCTATTACATCGTCTTCCCGCTGATCTTTGCCTTTCTCACCGCCACTACCCCGCCAGGGGTGGAGATGATGACCGATATCTCGGCCTATCTGGACTTTGTGCTCACCCTGTTCTTTGCCTTCGGGGTGGCCTTCGAGGTCCCGATCGCCACTGTGCTCTTGGTGGCGATCGGCGTGGTCACCCCCGAAGGGCTCAAGCAAAAACGCCCCTATGTAATCGTTGCTGCCTTTGTGATCGGGATGCTGCTGACCCCACCGGATGTGATCTCCCAGACCCTGCTGGCGGTGCCGATGTGGATGCTCTTTGAGCTTGGCCTTTTGGCCTCGCGCCTCCTGGTCAAGCGGGGTAGCGAGGATGACCAGGGGCCGCGCCCGCCAGCTGTCCAGACCCCTCAGCCGTCCCCAACACCAGCCCCTTCCGCCGCGGCCTGGGGGATGGCGGGTGCATCCGAGCGAGAGACTAAACACGCTCGGGGCGAGCGCGATGCGGCGTTAGCGACAGATGCAGCCCCCTCAGCGCCCATCGATCCCGTCGAGGACAAGATCCGCCGCGCCAATCTTCTGCGCGACCTCGGCAATGAGCTGGCAGCCCGCCAATTGCTCTATCAAGTCCTGGAAGAGGGTGATGCCAACCAGCGTCAGGTGGCCCGCAATATCCTCGGTCAGCTTGATCAGTCCGTTTGA
- a CDS encoding helix-turn-helix domain-containing protein, whose product MDLTKRIGQRLRSARHAQGLSLADLSNRTQSLSKSRISNYEQGIRRMGIEEAQELATALGNVTPTYLLCLDDRGPFSVRELELIDHFRRTDERGRETLLALARLQPDAPPQPASAALAIPEVAAEI is encoded by the coding sequence ATGGACCTTACCAAACGTATCGGTCAACGCCTGCGCTCAGCCCGCCATGCACAAGGGTTGAGCCTTGCTGATCTGTCCAATCGGACTCAATCGCTGTCTAAATCGCGCATCAGCAACTATGAGCAGGGCATCCGGCGGATGGGCATCGAGGAGGCTCAGGAGCTGGCCACTGCCTTGGGCAATGTCACCCCCACCTATCTGCTCTGTCTCGACGACCGCGGGCCGTTTTCAGTCCGCGAGCTCGAGCTGATCGACCATTTCCGCCGCACCGACGAACGCGGACGCGAGACTCTGCTCGCCCTCGCCCGTTTACAACCCGATGCTCCACCCCAACCGGCGTCTGCAGCGCTGGCCATCCCCGAGGTCGCCGCTGAGATCTGA
- a CDS encoding LysR family transcriptional regulator, which yields MGVTVGSGSQIHYKQNRLKQLRAFCHAARMGSVSAAAEKIFLSQPTVSLQIQALERELGTVLFERRGPKIKLTPEGSLLFQIAEPLVEGMDKLHETFATQAGRVDRGILNLAAGESTILYILPEPIRSFVKQYPGIELKLHNVTGRDGLAMLRADEADLAVGSMLEVPDDISYRPLVTYDPTLITPLDHPLAGKESVTLEEIAPYGLILPPRHLSTWRMVDLVFRQHNLSYRVTMEAGGWEVIKKYVELGLGVSIVTDVCLTGKERLGRIPLGQYFPRRSYGIVQRRGKFLSPQAKCFIKTLESVFADRLGEPPPQTPPPSGDTKWEDALLG from the coding sequence ATGGGTGTGACCGTGGGCTCGGGTTCTCAGATCCATTACAAACAAAACCGGCTTAAGCAACTGCGCGCATTTTGTCATGCGGCGCGGATGGGTAGCGTCAGCGCCGCGGCGGAAAAGATCTTTTTAAGCCAGCCAACGGTCTCGCTCCAGATCCAGGCCCTGGAGCGCGAGCTCGGCACGGTCTTATTCGAGCGCCGCGGTCCCAAGATCAAGCTGACGCCTGAAGGCAGTTTGTTGTTTCAGATCGCCGAGCCCTTGGTTGAAGGGATGGACAAGCTCCACGAGACCTTTGCCACCCAGGCAGGGCGGGTCGATCGGGGGATCCTGAACCTCGCCGCTGGTGAATCGACCATCCTCTATATCCTGCCGGAGCCGATCCGCAGTTTTGTCAAGCAATATCCTGGGATCGAACTGAAGCTGCACAATGTCACCGGACGCGATGGGCTGGCGATGCTGCGCGCCGATGAGGCGGATCTTGCGGTCGGCTCGATGCTCGAGGTCCCAGATGACATCAGCTATCGCCCGCTGGTGACCTATGACCCGACCCTGATCACCCCCCTCGACCATCCATTGGCCGGCAAGGAGAGCGTGACCTTAGAAGAGATCGCCCCCTATGGCTTGATCCTGCCGCCGCGTCATCTCAGCACCTGGCGCATGGTGGACCTGGTGTTCAGACAGCACAATCTGAGCTATCGCGTCACCATGGAGGCGGGCGGTTGGGAGGTGATCAAGAAATATGTCGAGCTGGGGCTGGGGGTCTCGATCGTGACCGATGTCTGTCTGACAGGCAAGGAGCGACTCGGGCGCATCCCGCTCGGCCAGTATTTTCCGCGCCGCAGCTATGGCATCGTCCAACGCCGTGGCAAGTTTCTCTCGCCCCAGGCCAAATGTTTCATCAAGACGCTCGAAAGCGTCTTTGCCGATCGTCTCGGCGAACCACCGCCGCAGACACCGCCGCCCTCCGGCGACACCAAATGGGAAGATGCCTTGCTCGGCTGA